In a genomic window of uncultured Flavobacterium sp.:
- a CDS encoding protease complex subunit PrcB family protein, producing MKKVILVLAVFALVSCGAKKTSDSKALYEVLTEQSDGGGNIKFFEILTEPNEIKMLENDPLLAHKMNHNDIGNSNYVILNMGEKNTGGYSIGVEKVEETDKNIIITVKENNPAPDAMVTQVITYPYTVVKIHSKKDIIVK from the coding sequence ATGAAAAAAGTAATTTTGGTTTTAGCAGTTTTTGCTTTAGTTTCTTGTGGGGCAAAAAAGACATCAGATTCAAAGGCTTTATACGAAGTTTTGACAGAGCAATCTGATGGTGGTGGAAATATCAAATTTTTTGAGATTTTGACAGAACCTAATGAAATCAAAATGTTAGAAAATGATCCGCTTTTGGCTCATAAAATGAACCACAATGATATTGGGAATTCGAATTATGTGATTCTGAATATGGGAGAGAAAAATACTGGAGGATATTCTATTGGTGTTGAAAAAGTAGAGGAAACAGATAAAAATATCATCATTACCGTAAAAGAAAATAATCCTGCCCCGGATGCAATGGTGACGCAGGTAATTACATATCCTTATACGGTTGTAAAAATACATTCTAAAAAAGATATTATTGTCAAGTAA